One stretch of Streptomyces sp. NBC_00443 DNA includes these proteins:
- a CDS encoding glycoside hydrolase family 32 protein: MRGMSRRALLAGSAAGASAALLATAPTAAAKPKKAAAACASYRAQYHFTVPDQWKNDPQRPIWIDGEYHYYYLYNPDYLAGGTTTGTAWRLATSTDLVSFTDRGIAVPKDTTPNGDVWSGSVVIDTDNTAGFGAGAVIVLATMAPDEVTQAQYLYYSTDGGRTFTPHGTAPVLPNPGVRDFRDPKVIRDEERGRWVMTLAENDKVGFYLSTDLKSWTYVSGFVKGGIGVLECPDLFRITAGDGTAKWVLGVSANGKGSGLPNTYAYWTGSFDGTAFTADAADPQWLDHGWDWYAAVTFEKHRGDGSVDPSVRYAIGWLNNWDYANTTPTIDCDGFNGTDSIVREITLKRGSGGTFFLASQPVAALHDHISRTVDLGDLEVTGTRVLDYRGTAYEVTCEITWDQLAGAGLQLRRSPGGARHIDAGIYGDYAFLNRRPTVNPDGSGRWQESHSPFDPSARIVKLRILVDRTSVEMFVDDGRYVHSSEVFPYAIDTELALFTVDGTAVFRNTVIREFAV; this comes from the coding sequence ATGCGAGGGATGTCCAGGAGAGCGCTGCTCGCCGGTTCGGCGGCGGGAGCCTCGGCCGCACTGCTGGCGACCGCACCGACGGCCGCCGCGAAGCCCAAGAAGGCAGCAGCCGCCTGCGCCAGTTACCGCGCCCAGTACCACTTCACGGTCCCCGACCAGTGGAAGAACGACCCCCAGCGCCCGATCTGGATCGACGGCGAGTATCACTACTACTACCTGTACAACCCGGACTATCTCGCCGGGGGAACCACCACCGGCACCGCCTGGCGCCTGGCCACCAGCACCGACCTGGTCTCCTTCACCGACCGCGGGATCGCCGTGCCGAAGGACACCACCCCCAACGGCGACGTCTGGTCCGGCTCGGTGGTGATCGACACCGACAACACCGCGGGCTTCGGCGCGGGCGCGGTGATCGTCCTCGCCACGATGGCGCCGGACGAGGTCACGCAGGCGCAGTACCTGTACTACTCGACCGACGGCGGCCGCACGTTCACGCCCCACGGCACCGCCCCGGTCCTGCCCAACCCCGGCGTCCGGGACTTCCGTGACCCCAAGGTGATCCGCGACGAGGAGCGCGGGCGCTGGGTGATGACGCTCGCCGAGAACGACAAGGTGGGCTTCTACCTCTCCACCGACCTGAAGTCCTGGACGTACGTCAGCGGCTTCGTCAAGGGCGGCATCGGCGTCCTGGAGTGCCCGGACCTGTTCCGCATCACCGCCGGCGACGGCACCGCGAAGTGGGTGCTCGGCGTGAGCGCGAACGGCAAAGGCTCGGGGCTGCCCAACACGTACGCCTACTGGACCGGCTCCTTCGACGGCACCGCCTTCACCGCCGACGCAGCCGACCCACAGTGGCTCGACCACGGCTGGGACTGGTACGCCGCTGTCACCTTCGAGAAGCACCGCGGCGACGGCTCGGTCGACCCGTCCGTCCGCTACGCGATCGGCTGGCTCAACAACTGGGACTACGCCAACACCACACCCACCATCGACTGCGACGGCTTCAACGGCACGGACTCGATCGTCCGCGAGATCACCCTGAAGCGGGGGTCGGGGGGGACGTTCTTCCTCGCCTCACAACCGGTCGCCGCCCTGCACGACCACATCTCCCGCACAGTCGACCTGGGCGACCTGGAGGTCACCGGCACCCGCGTCCTCGACTACCGGGGAACGGCCTACGAAGTGACCTGCGAGATCACCTGGGACCAACTCGCGGGCGCCGGACTCCAGTTGCGCCGTTCTCCCGGTGGCGCCCGCCATATCGACGCCGGGATCTACGGCGACTACGCCTTCCTCAACCGCCGTCCCACCGTGAACCCCGACGGCTCCGGCAGATGGCAGGAGAGCCACAGTCCCTTCGACCCGTCCGCCCGGATCGTGAAACTGCGCATCCTGGTCGACCGTACGTCCGTCGAGATGTTTGTCGACGACGGCCGGTATGTGCACTCGTCGGAGGTCTTCCCATATGCGATCGACACCGAGCTCGCGCTCTTCACCGTCGACGGTACCGCGGTGTTCCGGAACACGGTGATACGGGAGTTCGCGGTCTGA
- a CDS encoding TauD/TfdA dioxygenase family protein, producing the protein MTTDRATADGTEQVAGIEVHPVAGHIGAEITGVDLAVEPADAVVAAIRAAVLRWKVVFFRGQRLDHTGHVAFARRFGEPVALHRRGSASPADFPEIETTADRLELGGKFGMEHDEWLRRRRHTLLRGWHCDHGARVDPPAATILRAETVPPYGGDTTWSNLAAAYAGLSGPVREFVDGLRAEHRLGVGYQPRPGDDAYVRHLLDHQVATLHPLVRVHPETGERILYVNGYYVEQIADLSRAESAAVLEMLLDQATRPEYTVRFRWEPGSVAFWDNRATIHLAPSDNAHLDFPRTMHRVMLAGEVPVGVDGKTSEPITGTERGRW; encoded by the coding sequence ATGACGACGGACAGGGCCACGGCGGACGGGACGGAGCAGGTCGCGGGGATCGAGGTGCACCCGGTCGCCGGGCACATCGGGGCGGAGATCACGGGCGTCGACCTGGCCGTAGAGCCGGCCGACGCCGTGGTCGCCGCGATCCGGGCGGCCGTACTGCGCTGGAAGGTGGTGTTCTTCCGCGGGCAGCGGCTGGACCACACCGGACATGTGGCGTTCGCGCGCCGGTTCGGTGAACCCGTCGCCCTGCACAGGCGGGGGAGTGCCTCCCCGGCGGACTTCCCCGAGATCGAGACGACCGCCGACCGGCTGGAGCTGGGCGGGAAGTTCGGCATGGAGCACGACGAGTGGCTGCGGCGCCGCCGCCACACCCTGCTGCGGGGCTGGCACTGCGACCACGGCGCCCGCGTCGACCCGCCCGCCGCCACGATTCTGCGCGCCGAGACCGTCCCCCCGTACGGCGGCGACACCACCTGGTCGAACCTCGCCGCCGCGTACGCCGGCCTGTCCGGCCCGGTGCGGGAGTTCGTGGACGGGCTGCGCGCCGAGCACCGCCTCGGCGTCGGCTACCAGCCCAGGCCCGGCGACGACGCGTACGTCCGTCATCTCCTGGACCATCAGGTCGCCACCCTGCATCCGCTGGTCAGGGTCCACCCCGAGACGGGGGAGCGGATCCTGTACGTCAACGGCTACTACGTCGAGCAGATCGCCGACCTCTCCCGGGCGGAGAGCGCCGCCGTCCTGGAGATGCTGCTGGACCAGGCGACCCGCCCCGAGTACACGGTCCGCTTCCGCTGGGAGCCCGGCAGCGTGGCCTTCTGGGACAACCGGGCCACCATCCACCTCGCCCCCAGCGACAACGCCCACCTCGACTTCCCCCGGACCATGCACCGGGTGATGCTCGCCGGTGAGGTGCCGGTGGGGGTGGACGGCAAAACGTCGGAGCCGATCACCGGGACCGAGCGGGGGCGCTGGTAG
- a CDS encoding alpha/beta fold hydrolase: protein MPPVIAGFDHHRVPVADSVSLHTAVGGSGPPVVLLHGFPQTHLMWRHVAADLAADHTVICPDLRGYGASDKPAETDGTVYAKRTMAADIVALARELGHERFALAGHDRGALVAFRAALDHPATVTHLACLDVLPTLDMWEVMHGVTAAVGFHLYLMAQPPGLPERMIGAAPDDFFGHFLDVWTSDRRAVPDEVRAAYLAACREAVPSIVADFRASAGVDIEHDRADRAAGTTLRMPVGVLQQDWGAALGFDAAALWRAWAPDLRHTTVTCGHFMAEEAPDEIVKALRDLVAR, encoded by the coding sequence ATGCCACCCGTCATCGCCGGCTTCGATCACCACCGCGTCCCCGTGGCCGACAGCGTGTCCCTGCACACGGCCGTCGGCGGCTCCGGCCCGCCCGTCGTCCTGCTGCACGGCTTCCCGCAGACGCACCTGATGTGGCGCCACGTGGCCGCCGACCTCGCCGCCGACCACACCGTGATCTGCCCGGACCTGCGCGGCTACGGTGCCAGTGACAAGCCGGCCGAGACCGACGGCACCGTGTACGCCAAGCGGACCATGGCCGCGGACATCGTGGCCCTGGCCCGTGAACTCGGGCACGAGCGCTTCGCGTTGGCCGGGCACGACCGCGGCGCCCTGGTGGCCTTCCGTGCCGCGCTCGACCACCCCGCCACGGTCACCCACCTGGCCTGCCTCGATGTGCTGCCGACGCTCGACATGTGGGAGGTGATGCACGGCGTCACCGCCGCCGTCGGCTTTCACCTCTATCTGATGGCCCAGCCGCCCGGCCTGCCCGAGCGCATGATCGGCGCGGCGCCGGACGATTTCTTCGGCCACTTCCTCGACGTCTGGACGTCCGACCGGCGGGCGGTGCCGGACGAGGTCCGCGCCGCCTATCTGGCGGCCTGCCGCGAGGCCGTGCCCTCGATCGTCGCCGACTTCCGGGCCTCGGCCGGCGTCGACATCGAGCACGACCGGGCCGACCGGGCGGCCGGGACCACGCTCCGGATGCCGGTCGGCGTGCTCCAGCAGGACTGGGGCGCCGCCCTGGGCTTCGACGCCGCCGCGCTGTGGCGTGCCTGGGCGCCCGATCTGCGGCACACCACGGTCACGTGCGGTCACTTCATGGCCGAGGAGGCACCGGACGAGATCGTGAAGGCGCTGCGCGACCTGGTCGCCCGCTGA
- a CDS encoding AfsR/SARP family transcriptional regulator, with protein sequence MEDTGTSFGVLGPVTAWDADGNAIDLKGPRHRSVLARLLVAKGHVVPVSRLVDDLWRDDPPAQAVGAVRTFVAALRRALEPDRPPRTPARLLVTDGPGYALRAVKDAVDAWRFEASVTAAGALPAKEAAVRLDEALGCWRGPAYTEFAEQEWARTESRRLTELRLHAVELRAEALLALGLADRAAADLRAHAAEHPWRENAWRLLALALYRTGRQADALDVLRRARALLAEELGIDPGPGLRSLEADILHQADHLGEARDNPAGRVWEQATAAYDRAVAPGARARLESTAGLLRNLAVTGGGGLPAAREHRVAAIAAAEELGDAELTARVIGAYDVPAIWTRLDDPDQAAHVVAAAERTLVALPAEGHEAAKARLLATIALESRGTPHARGPQAARQAEETARRLDDPALLAFSLNAVFMQSFGSGGLAPRRDEVGAELVALATRHGLSTFEILGHLIRLQARSAVGDFTTADRHAAAADALAVRHEAPLVGVFTGWYAALRLDATGRAPATEVEVAYQEAATLLHGAGMPGLAQGLLPLALLCLRVRRDLPLRFDEHTDWGPYAPWARPLLLIDRGHRPEAAEALHATPEPPHDLLQEALWCLTARAALTLGDRPALARAHTALTPAANELAGAGSGLLTLGPVSAFLQDIATALGRTGVTN encoded by the coding sequence GTGGAAGACACAGGGACTTCCTTCGGTGTGCTCGGACCGGTGACGGCCTGGGACGCGGACGGGAACGCGATCGACCTGAAGGGCCCGAGACACCGCTCGGTCCTCGCCCGGCTGCTCGTCGCCAAGGGCCATGTCGTGCCTGTCTCCCGCCTCGTCGACGATCTCTGGAGGGACGACCCGCCTGCCCAGGCCGTGGGCGCCGTACGTACCTTCGTCGCGGCACTGCGCCGCGCCCTTGAACCCGACCGACCGCCCCGCACCCCGGCTCGGCTGCTGGTCACCGACGGCCCGGGCTACGCCCTGCGCGCCGTGAAGGACGCGGTGGACGCCTGGCGGTTCGAGGCATCGGTCACCGCTGCTGGTGCGCTGCCGGCCAAGGAGGCGGCCGTACGGCTGGACGAAGCGCTCGGCTGTTGGCGCGGTCCCGCCTACACGGAGTTCGCGGAGCAGGAGTGGGCCCGGACCGAGAGCCGTCGCCTGACCGAGCTGCGCCTGCACGCCGTGGAGCTGCGTGCCGAGGCGCTGCTGGCCCTCGGCCTGGCCGACCGGGCCGCCGCGGACCTTCGGGCGCACGCGGCCGAGCACCCCTGGCGGGAGAACGCCTGGCGCCTGCTGGCCCTGGCGCTGTACCGCACGGGCCGGCAGGCCGACGCGCTGGACGTGCTGCGTCGGGCGCGTGCCCTGTTGGCCGAGGAACTCGGCATCGACCCGGGGCCCGGTCTGCGTTCCCTGGAGGCGGACATCCTCCACCAGGCCGACCACCTCGGCGAGGCGCGTGACAACCCCGCCGGCCGGGTCTGGGAGCAGGCGACCGCCGCCTACGACCGTGCCGTCGCTCCCGGTGCCAGGGCCCGCCTGGAGTCCACGGCCGGTCTGCTGCGCAACCTCGCTGTGACCGGAGGCGGTGGGCTGCCGGCTGCCCGGGAGCATCGGGTCGCGGCCATCGCGGCGGCCGAGGAACTGGGCGACGCCGAGCTGACCGCCCGGGTCATCGGTGCCTACGACGTCCCGGCGATCTGGACCCGCCTGGACGACCCGGACCAGGCGGCACATGTGGTCGCCGCCGCCGAACGCACCCTTGTCGCCCTGCCCGCCGAAGGCCACGAGGCGGCCAAGGCCCGGTTGCTGGCCACGATCGCCCTGGAGTCGCGCGGCACCCCGCATGCCCGTGGCCCGCAGGCCGCCCGCCAGGCCGAGGAGACGGCCCGCCGGCTGGACGATCCGGCGCTGCTGGCGTTCTCACTCAACGCGGTCTTCATGCAGTCCTTCGGCAGCGGGGGGTTGGCGCCCCGCAGGGACGAGGTCGGTGCCGAGCTGGTCGCGCTCGCCACCCGCCACGGCCTGTCCACCTTCGAGATCCTCGGCCACCTGATCCGGCTCCAGGCCCGCAGCGCCGTCGGCGACTTCACCACGGCCGACCGCCACGCGGCCGCCGCCGACGCCCTGGCCGTACGCCACGAGGCACCGCTGGTGGGTGTGTTCACCGGCTGGTACGCCGCACTGCGGCTGGATGCCACCGGCCGGGCACCGGCGACGGAGGTGGAGGTCGCCTACCAGGAGGCGGCCACCCTGCTGCACGGCGCGGGCATGCCGGGCCTCGCCCAAGGCCTGCTGCCGCTCGCGCTGCTGTGCCTGCGCGTGCGACGCGACCTGCCCCTGCGCTTCGACGAGCACACGGACTGGGGCCCCTACGCCCCGTGGGCGCGCCCCCTGCTCCTCATCGACCGGGGCCACCGCCCCGAGGCCGCCGAGGCCCTCCACGCCACACCCGAACCACCCCACGACCTCCTCCAGGAGGCCCTGTGGTGCCTCACCGCCCGAGCGGCCCTGACCCTCGGCGACCGGCCGGCCCTGGCACGCGCCCACACCGCGCTCACCCCGGCGGCGAACGAACTGGCCGGAGCCGGCAGCGGGTTGCTCACCCTGGGCCCGGTCTCGGCGTTCCTGCAGGACATCGCCACTGCCCTCGGCAGAACAGGCGTCACCAATTGA